Proteins encoded within one genomic window of Brachybacterium sp. P6-10-X1:
- a CDS encoding tripartite tricarboxylate transporter substrate binding protein, with protein MRINSSRSLAFLAAAVMAAGAVSGCEAGGAGSQEGAACDTISLVVPYAPGGSSDTVGRALADAVSKNEGTRVEVTNPTGANGTVAATELATQRPDPCQVIYLPNGPFASMPYFQDVQFEPADFRGIAAVNEEPILLVVNAESSWQSVDDLREAADHRFTYANSGTGSYTQLAMAQTFADLHQEAEGIPFDGSAPAITALLGDQVDAVAVHPGEAMQYLESGDLRALAVFGPERLESLPEVPTAAEQDVDVERSVWKAIYANAEIPDDAAAELQDSFEEARASDSVVSTLSTLYSEPSEVPADELVGKLEAEYEKNATTFAELGIIDG; from the coding sequence ATGCGCATCAACTCATCTCGAAGCTTGGCCTTTCTGGCCGCCGCCGTGATGGCCGCAGGAGCCGTCTCCGGCTGCGAGGCCGGTGGCGCCGGCAGCCAGGAGGGCGCTGCCTGCGACACGATCTCGCTGGTCGTGCCGTATGCACCCGGAGGGAGCTCGGACACCGTCGGTCGGGCTCTCGCCGATGCCGTGAGCAAGAACGAGGGCACCCGCGTCGAGGTCACGAACCCCACCGGTGCGAACGGCACGGTCGCGGCGACCGAGCTGGCCACGCAGCGGCCCGACCCCTGCCAGGTGATCTACCTTCCCAACGGCCCGTTCGCATCCATGCCGTACTTCCAGGACGTCCAGTTCGAGCCTGCCGACTTCCGGGGTATTGCTGCGGTGAACGAGGAACCGATCCTCCTGGTGGTCAATGCCGAGAGCTCGTGGCAGAGCGTCGACGATCTGCGCGAAGCGGCAGATCATCGGTTCACGTACGCCAACTCGGGGACGGGCAGCTACACGCAGCTCGCGATGGCGCAGACCTTCGCCGATCTGCATCAGGAGGCGGAAGGGATTCCGTTCGACGGTTCCGCCCCTGCGATCACCGCGCTTCTCGGCGACCAGGTGGATGCCGTCGCGGTCCACCCGGGCGAGGCGATGCAGTACCTCGAGTCCGGTGACCTCAGGGCGCTCGCCGTCTTCGGCCCGGAGCGGCTGGAGTCGCTGCCCGAGGTCCCGACCGCTGCGGAGCAGGACGTCGACGTCGAACGCTCCGTGTGGAAGGCGATCTACGCGAATGCCGAGATCCCTGACGACGCGGCAGCCGAACTGCAGGATTCCTTTGAGGAGGCTCGGGCCTCGGATTCCGTCGTCTCCACCCTCTCGACCCTGTACTCGGAGCCGTCCGAGGTCCCCGCCGATGAGCTGGTCGGGAAGCTCGAGGCCGAGTACGAGAAGAATGCTACGACCTTCGCCGAGCTCGGGATCATCGATGGGTGA
- a CDS encoding sulfatase, translating to MSEVRPNIVFIITDQQRFDTIAALGHEHAITPNLDRLVHAGTAFTRTYVTSPSCAPSRASLFTGMYPHTTGVLKNNDPWSHSWVEKLADTGYRCVNVGKMHTYPYTTSVGFHERHVVENKDRSNPTLPFFLDEWDKAFRARGLVKPDRATKYRAMEDYGERLGAFEWDAPDDLHVDNFVGGLATHWLDVYPGEEPFFLQVGFPGPHPPYDPTSSALAQYDDTTMPVPYDSAEDRASQPFAVKDLIRDNLEVDHDGIVHLEHPTAEQVSRQRRHYMANVTMIDEQIGGIVDALERRGVLEETVIIFTSDHGDCLNDHGHIQKWSMYEPSARVPAVIAGPGVAADRQLDGLTSLFDLGPTILELAGITPPAWMEARSLVPALRGEEYAGREFVFSEHARDMVLQKTELMTMVRDERFKLVEFIDHEDGQLFDLRADPNELDNLWDDPSSRGRREHLSRAISRWRAQSELHTADWSASFR from the coding sequence ATGTCCGAAGTACGTCCGAACATCGTCTTCATCATCACCGACCAGCAGCGCTTCGACACGATCGCCGCTCTCGGCCACGAGCATGCGATCACCCCGAATCTCGACCGGTTGGTCCATGCGGGGACGGCGTTCACCCGCACGTACGTCACGTCCCCCTCGTGCGCCCCGTCCCGGGCGAGCCTCTTCACGGGCATGTACCCGCACACCACCGGGGTGCTGAAGAACAACGATCCGTGGAGCCATTCGTGGGTCGAGAAGCTCGCCGACACCGGGTACCGCTGCGTGAACGTCGGCAAGATGCACACCTACCCGTACACCACGAGCGTCGGCTTTCATGAACGCCATGTGGTGGAGAACAAGGACCGGTCGAACCCGACTCTGCCCTTCTTCCTCGATGAGTGGGACAAAGCCTTCCGCGCTCGGGGCCTCGTCAAGCCCGACAGAGCCACGAAGTACCGCGCCATGGAGGACTACGGCGAGCGGCTCGGTGCCTTCGAATGGGATGCCCCCGATGATCTCCACGTGGACAACTTCGTCGGAGGCCTGGCCACACACTGGCTCGATGTGTACCCGGGTGAGGAGCCGTTCTTCCTGCAGGTCGGCTTCCCCGGCCCGCATCCGCCGTACGACCCGACTTCGTCGGCTCTTGCGCAGTACGACGATACGACGATGCCGGTCCCGTACGACTCGGCGGAGGACCGGGCGAGCCAGCCCTTCGCCGTCAAGGACCTGATCCGGGACAATCTCGAGGTCGACCACGACGGCATCGTGCACCTCGAGCATCCCACCGCCGAGCAGGTCTCCCGCCAGCGTCGCCACTACATGGCCAACGTGACGATGATCGACGAGCAGATCGGCGGCATTGTCGACGCGCTCGAGCGGCGGGGGGTGCTCGAGGAGACCGTCATCATCTTCACCTCCGATCACGGGGACTGCCTCAATGACCACGGGCACATCCAGAAGTGGTCGATGTACGAACCGAGTGCGCGCGTGCCCGCCGTGATCGCCGGCCCAGGAGTGGCGGCCGACCGTCAACTCGACGGACTCACCTCCCTGTTCGACCTGGGTCCGACGATCCTCGAACTCGCCGGGATCACCCCGCCGGCGTGGATGGAGGCGAGGTCGCTCGTGCCCGCGCTGCGCGGCGAGGAGTACGCGGGTCGGGAGTTCGTCTTCTCCGAGCACGCGCGGGACATGGTCCTGCAGAAGACCGAGCTCATGACGATGGTGCGCGACGAGCGCTTCAAGCTCGTCGAATTCATCGACCACGAGGACGGCCAGCTCTTCGACCTTCGAGCGGACCCGAACGAGTTGGACAACCTCTGGGACGATCCGTCGTCCCGTGGCCGGCGGGAACACCTGTCCAGGGCGATCTCCCGATGGAGGGCGCAGAGCGAACTCCACACGGCCGACTGGTCAGCCTCCTTCCGGTGA
- a CDS encoding sugar-binding transcriptional regulator: MSFWNAQMCNSDGVVDARRRTEAIDRPLVLEVARAYYLHDRSKVDIARETGLSRWQVARVLTEARESGIVTIRVEDTEPTGRGLATRVEETLDLRRAIVIPRGRGVPPFPGIDAVAQGLADYLSETVRPGQALGIVWSRIVETLPEKLQQLAPCDVVQLAGALTFPGDRVGSVEVIRQVARIAEGTAHPIYAPLVAPSGDIATALLRAPEIAGVMARADRVDHAVVGIGTWTREGSSILPLLPRDLVTSTAEAGASAVISGRVIDASGDPIDVGVGELIVGLTLDQLRAIPNVIGACAGAHRADAVRAAVRGGLIDVLIVDEPLAEALLDS; the protein is encoded by the coding sequence GTGAGCTTCTGGAACGCTCAGATGTGCAATAGTGACGGTGTGGTGGACGCGAGACGACGAACTGAGGCGATCGACAGGCCCCTCGTCCTCGAGGTGGCCCGGGCTTACTATCTGCACGACCGCTCGAAGGTCGACATAGCGCGGGAGACCGGCCTGAGCAGATGGCAGGTGGCACGCGTGCTCACCGAAGCGCGTGAGTCAGGCATCGTGACCATTCGCGTCGAGGACACGGAGCCCACCGGCCGCGGCCTCGCCACGCGGGTCGAGGAGACCCTCGACCTGCGCCGGGCGATAGTGATCCCCCGAGGCCGGGGAGTCCCTCCGTTCCCGGGGATCGATGCCGTGGCGCAAGGGCTGGCCGACTACCTCTCCGAGACCGTCCGACCCGGTCAGGCACTGGGGATCGTCTGGTCCCGCATCGTCGAGACGCTGCCCGAGAAGCTCCAGCAGCTGGCGCCCTGCGACGTCGTGCAGCTGGCCGGGGCCCTGACGTTCCCGGGGGACCGCGTCGGTTCGGTCGAGGTGATCCGGCAGGTCGCGCGAATCGCCGAGGGGACCGCACACCCGATCTACGCCCCGCTGGTGGCCCCCTCGGGAGATATCGCCACCGCCCTCCTGCGGGCGCCCGAGATCGCAGGGGTGATGGCGCGCGCGGACCGCGTGGACCACGCTGTGGTGGGCATCGGCACCTGGACCCGCGAGGGATCCTCGATCCTTCCGCTGCTGCCCAGGGACCTCGTGACGAGCACGGCGGAGGCTGGGGCGAGCGCGGTCATCTCCGGACGGGTCATCGACGCTTCCGGCGATCCGATCGACGTGGGGGTCGGAGAGCTGATCGTAGGCCTCACCCTCGACCAACTCCGCGCGATCCCCAACGTGATCGGGGCCTGCGCCGGGGCTCATCGCGCCGACGCCGTGCGAGCGGCGGTCCGAGGAGGCCTCATCGACGTCCTCATCGTTGACGAGCCCCTCGCGGAAGCCCTGCTCGATTCCTGA
- a CDS encoding FadR/GntR family transcriptional regulator → MTAALPGTGAGTSAFSRALDHLGRAIVDGELPTDHTDTIEGLVERTGASRSVVREASRVLGALGMLSAGRRVGLRVLAPEHWDVLDPLVIRWRLGGPGARTQIDELRALRHAIEPAAAAAAAENVRRDAVDAPRDPEDDREGEEHGLGGEVSTRSLSVAVAALRSAADEPETAAYLQADRALHAAVLDLSANTMFARLRAVIDEGLRERAQRERVDLLPHPYDLTLHVRVAEAILAGDAGTAASVMREIVERTTPAPS, encoded by the coding sequence ATGACCGCAGCGCTCCCGGGCACCGGCGCGGGGACGAGCGCCTTCTCCCGCGCCCTCGACCACCTGGGACGAGCGATCGTCGACGGCGAGCTGCCCACGGACCACACCGACACCATCGAGGGGCTCGTCGAGCGCACCGGCGCCTCCCGCAGCGTGGTGCGCGAGGCGAGCCGGGTGCTCGGAGCCCTGGGCATGCTCAGCGCCGGGCGGCGCGTGGGCCTGCGGGTCCTCGCGCCCGAGCACTGGGACGTGCTGGACCCCCTGGTCATCCGGTGGCGCCTGGGCGGCCCGGGCGCCCGGACCCAGATCGACGAGCTGCGGGCCCTGCGCCACGCGATCGAGCCGGCCGCCGCTGCCGCCGCGGCAGAGAACGTCCGGCGGGACGCGGTGGACGCCCCGCGCGACCCAGAGGACGACCGGGAAGGCGAGGAGCATGGCCTGGGCGGCGAGGTGTCGACGCGGTCGCTGTCCGTCGCGGTCGCGGCGCTGCGCAGCGCCGCCGACGAGCCCGAGACCGCCGCCTATCTCCAGGCGGACCGGGCTCTGCACGCCGCCGTGCTCGACCTGTCCGCCAACACCATGTTCGCCAGGCTCCGCGCCGTCATCGACGAGGGTCTGCGGGAGCGAGCGCAGCGGGAGCGGGTCGACCTCCTGCCCCATCCCTACGATCTGACCCTCCACGTGCGCGTGGCCGAGGCCATCCTCGCAGGAGATGCCGGCACCGCGGCGTCGGTGATGCGCGAGATCGTCGAGCGGACCACGCCGGCGCCGTCCTGA
- a CDS encoding SDR family oxidoreductase encodes MTGTTKRTLWITGGGTGMGRAVALVAAGLGWSVAVSGRRRDALEAVVAEIAAEGGEAIAVPLDVRNRRAVADAVRDVVATFGSLDGLVLAAGQNAPQRRWDDQELDEFDSIVSTNLTAVATTVDAALPHLRDGGGTVVAISSYAGWSFQPGAGVAYSASKTAVSSLVRTLNQQEARHGVRACHLCPGDVATDFLEQRPQVPDAAAREVMLSPEDIGRAVGFVIMSPAHVRVDELVISPVSQA; translated from the coding sequence ATGACGGGTACGACGAAGCGCACGCTGTGGATCACCGGAGGCGGCACCGGCATGGGGCGCGCCGTGGCTCTCGTCGCAGCCGGACTCGGCTGGTCCGTCGCCGTCAGCGGGCGCCGGCGCGACGCGCTCGAAGCCGTCGTCGCCGAGATCGCCGCCGAGGGCGGCGAGGCGATCGCCGTGCCGCTGGACGTGCGCAACCGCCGCGCGGTGGCCGACGCGGTCCGGGACGTCGTGGCGACCTTCGGAAGCCTGGACGGTCTCGTGCTCGCCGCCGGGCAGAACGCCCCCCAGCGGCGGTGGGACGACCAGGAGCTCGACGAGTTCGACAGCATCGTCAGCACGAACCTCACGGCGGTCGCGACCACCGTCGACGCCGCTCTGCCCCACCTGAGGGATGGCGGCGGGACGGTCGTGGCCATCTCCTCCTACGCCGGATGGAGCTTCCAGCCGGGCGCCGGCGTCGCCTACTCGGCGAGCAAGACCGCCGTCTCCTCCCTCGTGCGCACTCTGAACCAGCAGGAGGCGCGGCACGGCGTGCGCGCCTGCCACCTGTGCCCCGGTGATGTCGCCACGGACTTCCTCGAGCAGCGGCCCCAGGTGCCCGACGCCGCCGCCCGCGAGGTCATGCTCAGCCCCGAGGACATCGGACGCGCCGTGGGCTTCGTGATCATGTCCCCGGCGCACGTCCGGGTCGACGAGCTCGTGATCTCGCCCGTCTCCCAGGCATGA
- a CDS encoding SDR family NAD(P)-dependent oxidoreductase: protein MAADGAAGEDDAMELDLRNKVVVVTGAARGIGAVIAQRFAAEGARVVAFDLAFPDADAGEDGGVEQVVCNVADPDSVQAAVDEVARRHGTIDVLVNNAGINVEGPVSEIEWSRWKACFDVNVGGVFLMSQAVAPVMQAAGGGRIINAASFAAIVPSVASAAYAASKSAVVQLTRVLASELGPWDITVNAYAPGMVPTVMNGFAEMPQEAQDRLLDTLSLRRWETPDDVANLLIFLASDEASYITGALLDVSGGKLATQIPARAYGR, encoded by the coding sequence ATGGCGGCCGACGGCGCCGCAGGAGAGGACGACGCGATGGAGCTGGACCTGAGGAACAAGGTGGTCGTGGTGACCGGTGCCGCGCGCGGCATCGGAGCGGTGATCGCGCAGCGCTTCGCGGCCGAAGGGGCACGGGTCGTGGCGTTCGATCTCGCGTTCCCTGATGCCGACGCGGGCGAGGACGGCGGTGTCGAGCAGGTCGTCTGCAACGTCGCCGATCCTGACTCGGTCCAGGCAGCGGTCGACGAGGTCGCCCGACGCCACGGCACCATCGACGTGCTGGTCAACAACGCCGGCATCAACGTCGAGGGCCCGGTGTCCGAGATCGAGTGGAGTCGCTGGAAGGCATGCTTCGACGTGAACGTGGGCGGCGTGTTCCTCATGAGCCAGGCCGTCGCCCCGGTGATGCAGGCCGCAGGCGGCGGCCGGATCATCAATGCCGCGTCGTTCGCCGCGATCGTGCCGAGCGTGGCAAGCGCCGCCTACGCGGCCTCGAAGTCCGCGGTCGTGCAGCTGACCCGCGTGCTCGCCTCCGAGCTCGGGCCCTGGGACATCACCGTGAACGCCTACGCCCCGGGCATGGTGCCCACGGTGATGAACGGCTTCGCCGAGATGCCCCAAGAGGCGCAGGACCGCCTGCTGGACACGCTCTCCCTGCGCCGCTGGGAGACGCCCGACGACGTCGCGAACCTGCTGATCTTCCTGGCCAGCGACGAGGCATCCTACATCACGGGAGCTCTCCTGGACGTCTCCGGCGGGAAGCTCGCCACGCAGATCCCGGCGCGGGCGTACGGGCGGTGA
- a CDS encoding MFS transporter, translating to MTSAPSRAPGSDPTAATSRRATFAAFTGAFLEWYDFWIYGTAAALILPQVFFPEASPTVALLQSFATFAVAFLTRPLGAIIFGHFGDRIGRKPVLLITVFLIGGGTFLMGLLPSYAVAGGLGAILLVLLRLIQGIGIGGEYGGGSLLALENAPRAKRGLAGSFHQLGTPAALLASSGIFALVEQLPDDQLLSWGWRIPFLLSGPFLALGFYIRRHLPETAAFEKDATEERSAPLLALLREQPRAVLLGIGARMTDAVTFNIINVFAISWVTSTLGMTSDLILAGFVISSAVQLFVLPLAGSVSDRVGRRPVYLTGVAVCAVGGGLLYFPIISLGNALSTWAIIVVVHAIGTGLMFSIQSALFAELFGTRVRYTGLGIVYQGSALIGGGPTPAIAVFLTALAGSWWPAGAYLLLACVISALCIWRAGETFRTDLAETAPARGRLTAPDGEGVQA from the coding sequence ATGACGTCCGCCCCTTCCCGCGCACCGGGATCAGATCCCACCGCGGCGACCTCGCGCCGCGCCACCTTCGCGGCTTTCACCGGCGCCTTCCTGGAGTGGTACGACTTCTGGATCTACGGCACCGCCGCCGCGCTGATCCTCCCGCAGGTCTTCTTCCCCGAGGCCTCCCCCACCGTCGCCCTGCTGCAGTCCTTCGCCACCTTCGCCGTCGCGTTCCTGACCCGCCCGCTCGGTGCCATCATCTTCGGCCATTTCGGGGACAGGATCGGCCGGAAGCCGGTGCTGCTGATCACCGTGTTCCTCATCGGCGGCGGCACCTTCCTCATGGGACTGCTGCCCTCCTACGCCGTGGCCGGCGGCCTGGGTGCGATCCTGCTGGTGCTGCTGCGCCTGATCCAGGGCATCGGGATCGGCGGCGAGTACGGCGGCGGCTCGCTGCTGGCGCTGGAGAACGCCCCACGGGCCAAGCGCGGCCTGGCCGGCAGCTTCCACCAGCTGGGCACACCGGCGGCACTGCTCGCCTCCAGCGGGATCTTCGCCCTGGTCGAGCAGCTGCCCGATGATCAGCTGCTCAGCTGGGGCTGGCGCATCCCCTTCCTCCTCAGCGGACCGTTCCTCGCGCTCGGCTTCTACATCCGCCGCCACCTGCCGGAGACCGCCGCCTTCGAGAAGGACGCCACCGAGGAACGCTCCGCGCCCCTGCTCGCGCTGCTCCGCGAGCAGCCCCGTGCCGTGCTGCTGGGCATCGGGGCGCGCATGACCGACGCCGTCACCTTCAACATCATCAACGTGTTCGCGATCTCCTGGGTGACCTCGACCCTGGGCATGACCAGCGATCTGATCCTCGCCGGGTTCGTGATCTCCTCCGCGGTCCAGCTGTTCGTGCTGCCGCTGGCCGGGAGTGTCTCCGACCGGGTCGGACGGCGGCCGGTCTATCTCACGGGCGTCGCGGTCTGCGCGGTCGGCGGCGGTCTGCTGTACTTCCCGATCATCTCGCTGGGCAATGCCCTGTCCACCTGGGCGATCATCGTCGTGGTCCACGCCATCGGCACCGGCCTGATGTTCAGCATCCAGAGCGCCCTGTTCGCGGAGCTGTTCGGCACCCGCGTGCGCTATACCGGCCTCGGCATCGTCTACCAGGGCTCTGCCCTGATCGGCGGCGGCCCCACGCCGGCCATCGCTGTCTTCCTGACCGCACTGGCGGGATCCTGGTGGCCGGCCGGCGCCTATCTCTTGCTCGCCTGCGTGATCAGCGCGCTGTGCATCTGGCGGGCCGGCGAGACCTTCCGCACCGACCTCGCGGAGACGGCGCCGGCCCGCGGGAGGCTCACCGCTCCCGACGGAGAGGGCGTGCAGGCATGA
- a CDS encoding D-arabinono-1,4-lactone oxidase — MSEVGSTWSGCYTFAARGLSAPRTVEQVQEVVAASPHVRALGTRHSFHDIADTAGTLVNVQSLPERFQLDEAAGTVTVSGGSTYGQVASRLGETDWALGNMGSLPHISVAGACATGTHGSGVSHRSLSSAVAGVEVVTADGELQHWTRENCTDFGGRVLALGALGIVTAVTLDLVPDFEVRQDVWFDLPWSSLIENLEEILSCAYSVSVMPSWHDPEIAGKVWLKSRTDAWDPALDPSRWGARWARTAGGEPPEGQTPNQTVQGGVPGPWWQRLPHFRPDASPSRGDEIQTEYFVDRSRAPEALRALQAIADRFADLVLVSELRSVAADELWLSPAYGRDSLGIHLTWRNDADAVLAVLPVIEDALAPYDPRPHWGKWFTLPGEQVRARYPRLREFQELAEEQDPHRVFRNDFLQRTLGLATAQV; from the coding sequence ATGAGCGAGGTCGGATCGACGTGGTCGGGCTGCTACACGTTCGCAGCGCGAGGTCTGAGCGCCCCGCGCACCGTCGAGCAGGTGCAGGAGGTCGTCGCGGCCTCGCCGCACGTACGCGCTCTGGGCACTCGGCACTCTTTCCACGACATCGCCGACACCGCAGGCACGCTCGTGAATGTGCAGTCGCTGCCGGAGCGCTTCCAGCTCGATGAGGCCGCGGGCACGGTCACCGTCTCCGGCGGAAGCACCTACGGCCAGGTCGCCTCACGGCTCGGCGAGACCGACTGGGCGCTGGGGAACATGGGCTCGCTGCCGCACATCTCGGTGGCCGGGGCCTGCGCCACCGGCACCCATGGCTCCGGGGTGAGCCACCGCAGCCTCTCCTCGGCCGTGGCCGGGGTCGAGGTGGTGACCGCGGACGGCGAACTGCAGCACTGGACGCGCGAGAACTGCACCGATTTCGGCGGCCGGGTGCTCGCCCTCGGCGCGCTCGGCATCGTCACCGCCGTGACGCTCGATCTGGTCCCGGACTTCGAGGTGCGCCAGGACGTCTGGTTCGACCTGCCCTGGTCCTCGCTGATCGAGAATCTCGAGGAGATCCTGTCCTGCGCCTACAGCGTCTCGGTGATGCCTTCCTGGCACGATCCGGAGATCGCCGGGAAGGTCTGGCTGAAGTCGCGCACCGACGCCTGGGATCCGGCTCTGGATCCGTCCCGCTGGGGCGCCCGCTGGGCGCGCACGGCCGGCGGGGAGCCGCCGGAGGGGCAGACCCCGAACCAGACGGTGCAGGGCGGAGTGCCGGGGCCGTGGTGGCAGCGTCTCCCCCACTTCCGGCCCGATGCGAGCCCGAGCCGCGGTGACGAGATCCAGACCGAGTACTTCGTCGACCGATCCCGCGCCCCGGAAGCCCTGCGCGCACTGCAGGCGATCGCGGACCGTTTCGCCGATCTGGTGCTGGTCTCCGAGCTGCGCTCGGTCGCGGCCGACGAGCTGTGGCTCAGCCCCGCGTACGGCCGGGACTCCCTGGGCATCCACCTCACCTGGCGGAACGATGCCGATGCGGTGCTCGCCGTGCTGCCGGTCATCGAGGACGCGCTCGCCCCGTACGACCCTCGGCCGCACTGGGGGAAGTGGTTCACTCTCCCCGGCGAGCAGGTGCGGGCCCGCTATCCACGCCTCCGGGAATTCCAGGAGCTCGCCGAGGAGCAGGACCCGCACCGCGTGTTCCGGAATGACTTCCTGCAGCGCACCCTCGGGCTCGCAACCGCACAGGTCTGA